One part of the uncultured Methanobrevibacter sp. genome encodes these proteins:
- a CDS encoding type II secretion system F family protein, translating to MFLFVVNSIKGISLKDIKIKKENNSKLDLKMFSRINFESENENPKKNEDKIYIIRNKLVKYFLNKKTIILLIAVLFLITYLTSFEIGGIYLILITMTYTFLIYYPQIKEKNSYSDLNQELPYALRHMSIELKSGKGLHDTMLTIKNSNYGSLSKEFTRVLEEIKFGKQTEESLQEMSHRVNSEGLSRTIHQIIGTLRVGGNLANSLDIIAKDISFETQIKLKEYSQKLNSFILIYTFIAILAPVIILIMLMAGSTVMGDVISGNLLILIYSLFFPLVIMLMGIFIKKLEPKI from the coding sequence ATGTTCCTGTTTGTGGTGAACTCCATAAAAGGCATTTCTCTAAAAGATATCAAAATTAAAAAAGAGAATAATTCCAAACTGGATTTAAAAATGTTTTCCAGAATAAATTTTGAAAGCGAAAATGAAAATCCAAAAAAGAATGAAGATAAAATCTACATAATCAGAAATAAACTGGTCAAATACTTCCTTAACAAAAAAACCATAATTCTTCTGATTGCAGTTTTATTTTTGATAACCTATCTCACCAGTTTTGAAATTGGAGGCATTTATTTAATCCTAATCACAATGACTTACACATTCCTGATTTATTATCCTCAGATTAAAGAAAAAAACAGCTATTCAGATTTGAATCAGGAACTTCCCTATGCATTGAGACATATGAGCATAGAACTGAAGTCGGGAAAGGGATTGCATGATACCATGCTGACAATTAAAAATTCAAATTACGGATCTCTGTCAAAGGAATTTACACGGGTTCTGGAAGAGATAAAGTTCGGAAAACAAACTGAAGAGTCCTTGCAGGAGATGTCACATAGGGTCAACTCAGAGGGCTTAAGCAGAACCATCCATCAAATAATCGGCACATTGCGAGTTGGAGGCAATCTGGCAAACAGCCTGGACATCATTGCAAAAGACATTTCCTTTGAAACCCAAATAAAGCTAAAGGAATATTCTCAAAAATTGAACTCATTTATTCTGATTTACACATTCATAGCAATTTTAGCACCTGTCATCATTTTGATAATGCTTATGGCTGGATCAACGGTAATGGGAGATGTGATTTCTGGAAATCTATTAATATTAATCTATTCATTATTTTTCCCACTAGTGATTATGTTAATGGGAATTTTCATCAAAAAATTAGAGCCTAAAATTTAA